AGCAGCCGAAAGGGTGCTCTTATTTGTGTTATATTGGCAAAATGTTCTTCTTGACGAGTTGCTCGAAGGAATGGAAAGAATTCTTCAGGATAtagtgctctctctctcttgcttgATATGTGTTCAGTACTTGTTTCTGTTTGTGTGGCTCTATTGGTTtactaattttcttttttaacctctatatatttttttacctcATTTTCTGTAGTATGCTGAGAGCCTGAGATCGAGGCCTTGGTATTTCGTGAATAGAAAGATCCCAATGGTGATCTTGACAGAGACCATGCGCCTGTTATATTTTGCTTGGTTTCTCATCATTTGACTGATATTTACAAATATACTATTGGTGTGATCACATTCAATGCCTGGTTTTATTTAGAGGAAACACAGGTTATTTTTCTGTGAGAACTGAACCCTCTGATTCTTACAACAGGCTGCTCAACCATTCTTCTTGTTAGCTGGGCCTAATGTGATTGAATCAGAGGAGCATGTCCTGAAGATGGCAAAACACATCAAAGGCATCACAACCAAGTGAGCAGCAAACtattgtaattttagttatttctggGATATATATGAATCTGTTTTCCTGCTATTTTCCCTCCACAATAGGCTTGGTCTGCCACTTGTGTTCAAGTCCAGCTTTGATAAAGCAAATCGTACATCATCAAAATCCTTCCGTGGTCCTGGTCTGGAGGAAGGCCTGAAGGTGGGTCAATTCGTTTCAAACTAGGAAATTCAGAAATTCCTAATTTAGATAAAATTAGTTTTCCTTTCAATGCACAGACGATTAGTACCTTGCAAATTCATATACACTTATGTTATGCCCACTTCTATTTTTGAATGGAAGATGATATCTGCTTTCTGTGCTGTTCTGTCTATGTGTGATTATCTGTACTCATAGGTTGCAGGTGCACAGTTTTCAAACTCTGGTTGTATACCCAGTGTGCCATGTTATTTTGTCCTAGATTTAAGTCCTACAAAAAGATCTGTTTCAGAGCTGTTGTCAATTCATAAATAATTTTGTTCTGTAAGGGCCATGTGTGTTTAATGTGATAATATACATGCAACAACTAATCTAATCAACGTGGCAGAAGTGTATTTTGTATTTTATTGTTTATTCTTTTGCCTCTTCATGTATATAACATTGTTGGTTTCCCTACTGCATTAATGCATTACTAATTTTGCTGATCAGATACTTGAAAAAGTGAAAGCAACATATGACATTCCAGTGGTCACTGATGTGCATGAAAGCCACCAGGTATCAGTTGTCAATCATTTTTTAGATTGATTTGCATTAATCTTGTATCCAAGGAAAATTGTCCTGTTTTGAGACCAAATTCTGCTGCATTACTTTCTTTGTCTGCAGATCCTATCTACTAGTTATATCCTTTTCTGTTGATACAATTGTTTTGTCTGAAAATGTTGTTGGAATGCTACTTGTTCTTTCATTTCAATAAGGCATGTCCCAGTCGTTTTTGCCAGTTTGAATATCATCAGAAAAACAAGGTATATATTTGTTAGCAAAGTGAAATCGTCCTTTTGCTAATAttgctagtactactacttcTTGTAAGTTATTCTATGTAGCACCATTAGAGAAATTATGTGGAGCTTATTATTATTGCCATTAGCCACTTCTACTCCATGAGAATAAATCACCTTATGCTGCATGTGTTTGTTGCGCTTTTCCTGCACTGTTGTCTTTTAATATACTATGTCTATAATCGCCCAGTACATATCCTTGCTCTAAGGAGGATATGGTTTCTAACTAACTTACCAAATTAGTGTGAAGCCGTTGGAAGAGTGGCCGACATCATACAAATTCCAGCTTTCCTCTGTCGCCAGGTACAAATGAGacaaatggattttttttgtagCGAATTATTGTGCTACCAGCAGTATAAGCACGACTCTGTAGTTTACTTCACATTCTGCATTCCTAACACATACTATGGTGTTAACAGACTGATCTTCTAGTGGCTGCTGCCAAGACTGGAAAAATTATCAACATCAAGAAAGGACAATTCTGTGCTCCTTCTGTAAGTTGTACTTTCAGCTTAGTCTTGCTAAAAATGGATTCCTAGTCTCCTATGTTGGTACTGTAAAGGTTCTGTTCCTCTGATTTAATATATACAAGGTTAACTGTTGAGAGAATATGGAAGCTATTTTTTCCGGATCCTTTCCTTAATTTCAGGATCCTACACTGCATAGCAGCTTAGCTTAGTTAAgcagaaaaaatataataaaacagGAAAAGTGGATTGTGTGTTTCCTTTCAACCTGTCACCATCCAGATAAACCAGTTACCTTTCAAGAAGAATTTATATTTCTCTTCAGATAACTTgtgttataattattttttttccagacAGAAGACACGCATGCTAATTCATAAGctgataatttatttatttttatggaTAAATGTTGGTCCAAACATCtacaattttaataatacaagcctgtaagtcaaaaaaaaaataattgttacTAGAAGTCTAGAACTTTGAAACATGAAATATCTGCAATCATTTGAGTAAAGTCCTTTTAGGAATTACCTGCTTTTTCAGGCAAATCCCTTTATCACATCCAGTTATGTTAATTTTCGGAGGCATCTCTAGCATGTCTGTCATAATAAACTTGTATCTTTCCAGGTTATGGCCAACTCTGCAGAGAAAATCAGACTTGCTGGAAATCAAAATGTTATGGTCTGTGAGCGTGGCACCATGTTTGGCTACAGTTAAGGAATATATATTCTTTTGGCTATCTTTTCTGTACATTGCTCAATTTAAGATAACACAAAGTGAAAAGTCATAGATGTAAATATATGATATTGGATAATTAGAAACACATACTTACTGTGGTACGCAGTGCAATGGTCTGGAACTAATGGTTGCCATGGAGTCCATAGATGAAAGATCAATCTAGTACTACCAGAATGGCCAAATGTTTCTTAACATATGTGATGTATCTGTGTGTTCCCTAACCGTTGATGgatattttatttcactaataCAAGGCATTGAAAGCCATGTCAGGGTAGCTGTAGGTTAATTGCCATGCAAATAAGCAATAGGGCCACTTAATGGATAAGCACAAGCTTCAGACCTCCTTATTTAGGTTCTGAAGGAAAACAAACAACTGGATGTTTAGCCAGCACCACCAGCTCCCTTTCATCGCATGCCCAGTTTTAGCATTGTCTgtttattaatatttatttttgcaCCCTCTCCAAAGAAAATTATGTTTTTGATTGCTTCATGACGGTTGAATTCTGTTTTCATTCCGACACAGATGATCTAATTGTTGATCCAAGGAATTTTGAGTGGCTGAGAG
This genomic window from Oryza sativa Japonica Group chromosome 12, ASM3414082v1 contains:
- the LOC4351779 gene encoding 2-dehydro-3-deoxyphosphooctonate aldolase 1, with product MDASSVALYGQLKAAQPFFLLAGPNVIESEEHVLKMAKHIKGITTKLGLPLVFKSSFDKANRTSSKSFRGPGLEEGLKILEKVKATYDIPVVTDVHESHQCEAVGRVADIIQIPAFLCRQTDLLVAAAKTGKIINIKKGQFCAPSVMANSAEKIRLAGNQNVMVCERGTMFGYNDLIVDPRNFEWLREANCPVVADVTHALQQPAGKKLDGGGVASGGLRELIPCIARTSVAVGVDGIFMEVHDDPLNAPCDGPTQWPLRNLEELLEELIAIARVTKGKKPLKIDLTPFKE